The Pseudomonas sp. IAC-BECa141 genome contains the following window.
TGACCGGTGCAGCGACCGGCGCATCGTTGACCGCCACCACATTGACCGTGGTGGTCGCGACGTTGGAGTAGTTGCCGCCATCGGTCACGGTCACGGTGATGATCCGTGGCACGGTGCTCGGGTCTTCACTGCTGTTGGTGAAGCTGATGTTCTTGATGGCCTGCATGTAGTCGGCCAGCGTCGCATTGCCCGACAGGGTCAGCGTGATCGTGCCATTGGTGCTGTTGGCATTGATGGTGATGCCGTTGACGCTGTTGCCCAGGTTCAGCGCATCGCCGTCCTGACGGTTGGTCAGCACGACGGTGGCGCCAGTCAGCATGGTGCTGTCCGGGTCGGTGATCTTGATATCGGTGTCGGCGATCGACACACCTGCGCCCGGGGTGTTCTCGGTGAAGGTCACCTTGTAGTCGGCACCCGTTGCACCGCTGGAGTTGTTGGCGTCGAGGTCGATGACCGGCGGTGCATCGTTGTCGATGATCGAGGTGCTGACGCTGCCATTGGTGCTGCTGACCGCCAGGTTTTCGAAGTTGCCACCGGTGGCCGAGTCGATCTTGACCACGAAGTTCTCGGTGCCTTCGGTGATCTTGTCATCGATGGTGGCGACGTTGAACTGCGCACTGCTGGCGCCTGCCGGGATCTTCACGGTGTACACGCCGGTGAAGTCCGAACCGTCGGCGGCGGTGCCGCTGTAGACGATTTTCAGGGTCACTTCGGTCTGCGCCGGGTGGGTCAGGCTGACGGTGTAGCTGGCGGTCTGGCCTTCGGTCACCGAAGTGCTGCCGGTGATGCTGACAGTGGTGGTGTCGATGGTGTCGGTGACATTGGTCACCGCTGGTGTATTGCTGGTCACCAGGTTTTCGAAGTTGCCACCGGTGGCATTGGTGATCGTTGCCTGCACGGTGCCGGCGTCTTTGTAAACGTCATCGGCTGGCGCCGGAACGGTCACGGTGCCGGTGGTTTTGCCGGCGTCGATGGTGATTACCGAGCCGTTGCTCAGGGTCACGGTCACCGGGGTGCCGGCGGCGTTGGTCAGGGTTGCGGTGTAGGTGATCGAACCACCTTCGGCCACGGTGCCGGTCGCGCTGAGCGACAGGTTGGTGGTGTCGATGGTGTCGGTCACCGTGGTGCTGACCGGCGTCTTGTCGGCGACGAGGTTTTCGTAGTTGCCGCCGCTGACGTTGGTGATCGAGTTGGTCAGCGGTGCATGACCATTCAACACGTCGTTCGGCGCGGTGGTGGTGACGGTCCCGGTGGTCTTGCCGATGTCGATGGTGATGGTCTGGCCGTTGGACAGGGTCACGGTCACTGGCGAACCGGTCACCGGCGCGCCGACAGTCGCGGTGTAGACAACATTGCCGCCCTCGGCCGCTGTTGCGGTCGCCGTCAGCTTCACGGTGGTGGTGTCGATGGTGTCGGTGACGCTGGTCACCGCTGGCGTGGTGCTGGTCACCAGGTTTTCGAAGTTGCCGCCGGTAGCCGATTTGATCGTGGCCTGAACGGTGCCGGCGTCTTTGTAAACGTCATCGGCTGGCGCAGGAACAGTCACGGTACCGGTGGTTTTGCCGGCGTCGATGGTGATCACTGCGCCGTTCGACAAGGTCACGGTGACTGGCGAGCCAGCGGCGTTGGTCAGGGTCGCGGTGTAGGTGATCTGGCCACCTTCAGCCACGGTGCCGGTCGCGGTCAGCGACAGGTTGGTGGTGTCGATGGTGTCAGTGACCGTGGTCGAAACCGGGGTTTTGTCGGCAACGAGGTTCTCGTAATTACCGCCGGTTACGCCGGTGATCGCATTGGTCAGCGGCGCGTGGCCAGTCAGCGCATCGTTCGGCGCGGTGGTGGTCACGGTGCCTGTGGTCTTGCCGACTTCGATGGTGATGGTCTGGCCGTTGGACAGGGTCACGGTCACTGGCGAACCGGTCACCGGCGCGCCGACAGTCGCGGTGTAGACAACATTGCCACCCTCGGCCGCTGTTGCGGTCGCCGTCAGCTTCACGGTGGTGGTGTCGATGGTGTCGGTGACGCTGGTCACCGCTGGTGTGGTGCTGGTCACCAGGTTTTCGAAGTTGCCACCAGTGGCGGACTTGATCGTGGCCTGTACGTTGCCGGCGTCCTTGTAGACGTCATCGGCCGGTGCAGGAACGGTCACGGTGCCGGTGGTTTTGCCCGCGTCGATGGTGATGACGGCACCGTTCGACAAGGTCACGGTGACTGGCGAGCCAGCGGCGTTGGTCAGGGTTGCGGTGTAGGTGATCTGGCCACCTTCAGCCACGGTGCCGGTCGCGGTCAGCGACAGGTTGGTGGTGTCGATGGTGTCAGTGACCGTGGTCGAAACCGGAGTCTTATCGGCGACCAGATTTTCGTAGTTGCCACCGCTCACGTTGGTGATGGCGTTGGTCAGCGGTGCATGGCCAGTCAGCACGTCGTTTGGCGCCGTCGTGGTTACGGTGCCGGTGGTCTTGCCGACTTCGATGGTGATCGACTGACCGTTCGACAGAGTCACGGTCACTGGCGAGCCGGTGACAGGTGCACCCACGGTCGCGGTGTACGTAACGTTCCCGCCTTCCGCCGCCGACTCGGTCGCGGTGAGTTTCACCGTGGTGGTGTCGATGGTGTCGGTCACGGTGGTGCTGACCGGAGTTTTATCAGCAACCAGATTCTCGTAGTTGCCACCGCTCACGTTGGTGATCGCGTTGGTCAATGGCGCGTGGCCGTTCAGCACATCGTTCGGTGCCGTGGTGGTCACGGTGCCGGTGGTTTTACCGACTTCGATGGTGATTTGCTGACCGTTCGACAGGGTCACGGTCACTGGCGAGCCGGTGACAGGTGCACCCACGGTCGCGGTGTACGTAACGTTCCCGCCTTCAGCCGCCGACTCGGTCGCGGTGAGTTTCACCGTGGTGGCGTCGATGGTGTCAGTGACCTGGGTCACCGCAGGAACCGTGCTGGTCACCAGATTTTCGAAGTTGCCACCGGTCGCGGACTTGATCGTCGCTTCCACGGTGCCGGCGTCCTTGTAGACGTCATCGGCAGGGGCCGGAACCGTCACGGTGCCAGTGGTTTTACCGGCCTCGATGGTGATCACGGCGCCGTTGCTCAGTGTCACAGTTACCGGAGTGCCGGCGGCGTTGGTCAACGTTGCGGTGTAGATGATCGAACCGCCCTCGGCGACCGAGTTGGTGGCGCTGAGGGTCAGGTTGGTGGTGTCGACGGTGTCGGTGACGGTGGTCGAAACCGGGGTCTTGTCGGCAACGAGGTTCTCGTAATTACCGCCGGTTACGCCGGTGATCGCATTGGTCAGCGGTGCATGGCCGTTCAGCGCATCGTTCGGTGCAGTGGTGGTCACGGTGCCGGTGGTCTTGCCGACTTCGATAGTGATTTGCTGACCGTTGGACAGGGTCACGGTCACAGGCGAACCGGTGACTGGAGCACCGACAGTCGCAGTGTAAGTAACGGTCCCGCCTTCAGCCGCCGACTCGGTCGCGGTCAGTTTGACCGTGGTGGTGTCGATGGTGTCGGTGACATTGGTCACGGCTGGCGTGTTGCTGGTCACCAGGTTCTCGAAGTTGCCACCGGTCGCGGACTTGATCGTCGCTTCCACGGTGCCGGCGTCCTTGTAGACGTCATCGGCTGGCGCAGGAACAGTGACGGTGCCAGTGGTTTTACCGGCTTCGATGGTGATCACCGCGCCGTTCGACAGGGTCACGGTCACCGGGGTACCAGCCGGGTTGGTCAGGGTCGCGGTGTAAACGATCGAGCCACCCTCGGCCACGGTACCGGTCGCACTGAGCGACAGGTTGGTGGTGTCGATGGTGTCGGTCACAGTGGTGCTGACCGGAGTTTTATCAGCAACCAGATTCTCGTAGTTGCCACCGCTCACGTTGGTGATCGCGTTGGTCAATGGCGCGTGGCCGTTCAGCACATCGTTCGGTGCAGTGGTGGTCACGGTGCCGGTGGTCTTGCCGACTTCGATGGTGATTTGCTGACCGTTGGACAGGGTCACGACCACCGGCGAGCCAGTTACCGGAGCGCCCACGGTCGCGGTGTAAGTAACGGTGCCACCTTCGGCGGCAGTTTCGGAAGCGGTCAGCTTCACGGTCGTCGTGTCGATGGTGTCGGTGACTTCGGTCACGGCCGGAACAGTGCTAGGCACCAGGTTCTCGAAGTTGCCACCGGTTGCATCCTTGATGGTGACTTCGACTTTGCCGGCGTCTTTGTAGACGTCATCGGCCGGGGCCGGAACGGTCACGGTTCCGGTGGTCTTGCCCGCTTCGATGGTGATCACGGCGCCGTTGCTCAACGTCACGGTCAGCGGCGTGCCGGCCGGGTTGGTCAGGGTCGCGGTGTAAACAATCGAGCCGCCCTCGGCCACGGTGCCGGTCGCGGTCAGCGACAGGTTGGTGGTGTCGACCGTGTCGGTCACGGTGGTGCTGACCGGCGTTTTGTCGGCCACCAGATTCTCGTAGTTGCCGCCGCTGACGTTGGTGATGGCGTTGGTCAGCGGTGCGTGACCGTTCAACGCATCGTTCGGTGCGGTGGTGGTCACGGTACCGGTGGTCTTGCCGAATTCGATGGTGATCGACTGACCATTGGCCAGGGTCACAGTCACAGGCGAGCCAGTCACAGGCGCACCCACGGTTGCGGTGTAGGTGACGGTGCCACCTTCGGCAGCTGTTTCGGAAGCGGTCAGCTTCACGGTCGTCGTGTCGATGGTGTCGGTGACTTCCGTTACGGCTGGCACGGTGCTCGGAACAAGGTTCTCGAAGTTGCCACCGGTTGCGTCCTTGATCGTGACTTCAACCTTGCCGGCGTCTTTGTAAACGTCATCGGCAGGTGCGGCAACAGTCACAGTGCCGGTGGTTTTGCCGGCTTCGATAGTGATGATTGCGCCGTTGCTCAACGTCACGGTCACCGGCGTGCCCGCCGGGTTGGTCAGAGTCGCGGTGTAAACAATCGAGCCGCCCTCGGCCACGGTGCCGGTCGCGGTCAGCGACAGGTTGGTGGTGTCGACCGTGTCGGTCACGGTGGTGCTGACCGGCGTTTTGTCGGCCACCAGATTCTCGTAGTTGCCGCCGCTGACGTTGGTGATGGCGTTGGTCAGCGGTGCGTGACCGTTCAACGCATCGTTCGGTGCGGTGGTGGTCACGGTACCGGTGGTCTTGCCGACTTCGATGGTGATCGACTGACCATTGGCCAGGGTCACAGTCACAGGCGAACCTGTGACAGGCGCGCCCACCGTGGCGGTATAGGTGACGGTGCCACCTTCAGCAGCGGTTTCGGTCGCGGTCAGTTTGACCGTAGTGGTATCGATGGTATCGGTGACGTTGGTCACGGCCGGAACGGTGCTCGGCACCAAGTTCTCGAAGTTGCCGCCGGTTGCGTCCTTGATCGTGACTTCGACTTTGCCGGCGTCTTTGTAGACGTCATCTTTCGGCGCATCGACGGTCACGGTGCCGGTGGTCTTGCCCGCTTCGATGGTGATCACGGCGCCGTTGCTCAACGTCACGGTCAGCGGCGTGCCGGCCGGGTTGGTCAGGGTCGCGGTGTAAACAATCGAGCCGCCCTCGGCCACGGTGCCGGTCGCGGTCAGCGACAGGTTGGTGGTGTCGACCGTGTCGGTCACGGTGGTGCTGACCGGGGTTTTGTCGGCCACGAGGTTTTCGTAGTTGCCGCCGCTCACGCCAGTGATTGAGTTGGTCAGCGGTTCGTGACCGTTCAGCACATCGTTCGGTGCCGTGGTGGTCACTGTGCCGGTGGTCTTGCCGACTTCGATGGTGATTTGCTGACCGTTGGACAGGGTCACGACCACCGGCGAGCCAGTTACCGGAGCGCCCACGGTCGCGGTGTAAGTAACGGTGCCACCTTCGGCGGCAGTTTCGGAAGCGGTCAGCTTCACGGTCGTCGTGTCGATGGTGTCGGTGACTTCGGTCACGGCCGGAACAGTGCTAGGCACCAGGTTCTCGAAGTTGCCACCGGTTGCATCCTTGATGGTGACTTCGACTTTGCCGGCGTCTTTGTAGACGTCATCGGCCGGGGCCGGAACGGTCACGGTTCCGGTGGTCTTGCCCGCTTCGATGGTGATCACGGCGCCGTTGCTCAACGTCACGGTCACCGGCGTGCCCGCCGGGTTGGTCAGTGTCGCGGTGTAGACGATCGAGCCGCCTTCAGCCACGGAGCCGGTCGCGCTCAGGGTCAGGTTGGTGGTGTCGACGGTGTCGGTGACAGTCG
Protein-coding sequences here:
- a CDS encoding retention module-containing protein; this encodes MSSVVAIVKSIVGQVFVVSPEGVRRVLVEGDRLFAGDQVDTGVSGAVSLELADGRTIDLGRDTQWSAETPDSSTDLAEATAQAAPSVEELQQAIAAGVDPTTALEATAAGPSAAGTGGAAGGGHSFVMLDATAGRVDPTIGFPTAGINAAGQVAQDTTGGQTTDTTANALRESTLSLSATPTITEAGGVLVYTATLTQAPLTDLTITLSNGAVIVIPAGSTTGTVNVPLAPNDTVYNDPTQIDVTVTGTTGGSGITVTPPTTPATTQVTDTIDTTTVTLTAGPSVTEGGQITYTATLTNPAQTPVTVTLSNGSTITIGAGQTTGTVNVPTAPNDVYNNGSTVTTTITGATGGNFENLVPNPTPAVTTIVDSKDTTGLTLTATGTVVEGGQITYTATLTNPAQTPVTVTLSNGSTITIGAGQTTGSVNVPTAPNDVYNNGGTVSTTITGATGGNFENLVPNTTPATTTVTDSIDTTNLSLSATGSVAEGGSIVYTATLTNPAGTPVTVTLSNGSVITIEAGKTTGTVTVPAPADDVYKDAGKVEVSITGTTGGNFENLVPSTVPAVTEVTDTIDTTTVKLTATESAAEGGTVTYTATVGAPVTGSPVTVTLANGQQITIEVGKTTGTVTTIAPNDALTGNPPLTNSITGVTGGNYENLVADKTPVSTTITDTVDTTNLTLSATGSVAEGGSIVYTATLTNAAGSPVTVTLSNGAVITIEAGKTTGTVTVPAPADDVYKDAGKVEVTIKDASGGNFENLVPSTVPAVTEVTDTIDTSTVKLTADTSVAEGGTVTYTATVGAPVTGSPVTVTLANGQTITIEVGKTTGSVTTTAPNDVLNGHAPLTNSITDVSGGNYENLVADKTPVSTTVTDTVDTTNLTLSATGSVAEGGSIVYTATLTNPAGTPVTVTLSNGAVITIEAGKTTGTVTVPAPADDVYKDAGKVEVTIKDATGGNFENLVPSTVPAVTEVTDTIDTTTVKLTASETAAEGGTVTYTATVGAPVTGSPVVVTLSNGQQITIEVGKTTGTVTTTAPNDVLNGHEPLTNSITGVSGGNYENLVADKTPVSTTVTDTVDTTNLSLTATGTVAEGGSIVYTATLTNPAGTPLTVTLSNGAVITIEAGKTTGTVTVDAPKDDVYKDAGKVEVTIKDATGGNFENLVPSTVPAVTNVTDTIDTTTVKLTATETAAEGGTVTYTATVGAPVTGSPVTVTLANGQSITIEVGKTTGTVTTTAPNDALNGHAPLTNAITNVSGGNYENLVADKTPVSTTVTDTVDTTNLSLTATGTVAEGGSIVYTATLTNPAGTPVTVTLSNGAIITIEAGKTTGTVTVAAPADDVYKDAGKVEVTIKDATGGNFENLVPSTVPAVTEVTDTIDTTTVKLTASETAAEGGTVTYTATVGAPVTGSPVTVTLANGQSITIEFGKTTGTVTTTAPNDALNGHAPLTNAITNVSGGNYENLVADKTPVSTTVTDTVDTTNLSLTATGTVAEGGSIVYTATLTNPAGTPLTVTLSNGAVITIEAGKTTGTVTVPAPADDVYKDAGKVEVTIKDATGGNFENLVPSTVPAVTEVTDTIDTTTVKLTASETAAEGGTVTYTATVGAPVTGSPVVVTLSNGQQITIEVGKTTGTVTTTAPNDVLNGHAPLTNAITNVSGGNYENLVADKTPVSTTVTDTIDTTNLSLSATGTVAEGGSIVYTATLTNPAGTPVTVTLSNGAVITIEAGKTTGTVTVPAPADDVYKDAGTVEATIKSATGGNFENLVTSNTPAVTNVTDTIDTTTVKLTATESAAEGGTVTYTATVGAPVTGSPVTVTLSNGQQITIEVGKTTGTVTTTAPNDALNGHAPLTNAITGVTGGNYENLVADKTPVSTTVTDTVDTTNLTLSATNSVAEGGSIIYTATLTNAAGTPVTVTLSNGAVITIEAGKTTGTVTVPAPADDVYKDAGTVEATIKSATGGNFENLVTSTVPAVTQVTDTIDATTVKLTATESAAEGGNVTYTATVGAPVTGSPVTVTLSNGQQITIEVGKTTGTVTTTAPNDVLNGHAPLTNAITNVSGGNYENLVADKTPVSTTVTDTIDTTTVKLTATESAAEGGNVTYTATVGAPVTGSPVTVTLSNGQSITIEVGKTTGTVTTTAPNDVLTGHAPLTNAITNVSGGNYENLVADKTPVSTTVTDTIDTTNLSLTATGTVAEGGQITYTATLTNAAGSPVTVTLSNGAVITIDAGKTTGTVTVPAPADDVYKDAGNVQATIKSATGGNFENLVTSTTPAVTSVTDTIDTTTVKLTATATAAEGGNVVYTATVGAPVTGSPVTVTLSNGQTITIEVGKTTGTVTTTAPNDALTGHAPLTNAITGVTGGNYENLVADKTPVSTTVTDTIDTTNLSLTATGTVAEGGQITYTATLTNAAGSPVTVTLSNGAVITIDAGKTTGTVTVPAPADDVYKDAGTVQATIKSATGGNFENLVTSTTPAVTSVTDTIDTTTVKLTATATAAEGGNVVYTATVGAPVTGSPVTVTLSNGQTITIDIGKTTGTVTTTAPNDVLNGHAPLTNSITNVSGGNYENLVADKTPVSTTVTDTIDTTNLSLSATGTVAEGGSITYTATLTNAAGTPVTVTLSNGSVITIDAGKTTGTVTVPAPADDVYKDAGTVQATITNATGGNFENLVTSNTPAVTNVTDTIDTTTVSITGSTSVTEGQTASYTVSLTHPAQTEVTLKIVYSGTAADGSDFTGVYTVKIPAGASSAQFNVATIDDKITEGTENFVVKIDSATGGNFENLAVSSTNGSVSTSIIDNDAPPVIDLDANNSSGATGADYKVTFTENTPGAGVSIADTDIKITDPDSTMLTGATVVLTNRQDGDALNLGNSVNGITINANSTNGTITLTLSGNATLADYMQAIKNISFTNSSEDPSTVPRIITVTVTDGGNYSNVATTTVNVVAVNDAPVAAPVNVTGTEDTPLVLGWSTFGVSDVDSPASSLGVKITQLPGEGKLQYLDGSTWKDVATNQTFSKADIDAGKLRFLPDANESGVNGYGGTGLGNNQADYAQIKFQPTDGQLLGNTGTVKIDITPVADAPTLSVADNSVKSTGLIKEVWTGLSGLGTDGSGANPNTLKNVIDGAGKPNTSGTVNNVQSDGSVTAGTASKTSGLIYLEAGKTYTFSGTGDDSLLVTIGGKSVASTTWGAGGNLNGSFTPTTSGYYTLDIYHHNQSGPGSYDVNLSVNGSTPIDLSSAGVPIYTGVQDLVNAGVTVSDLHGSNGEGYYDGYKLNTGAEGTTVKLSTISTALTDTDGSETLSIKISGAPVGSVLSDGAGHSFTVTATSGDANVTGWNLGSLTVTPPTYYNGQFNLTVTSTSTEQVGGSASTTATIPVTVVPAVYNAVVATSADDNVTGTDGNDIIVADIGGLTVVPGTNYNIAFMVDSSGSMSTSSINAAKDSLTSVFNTLKQSMGNNSGTVNIFLVDFDTQVNKSVSVNLNDPNALTKLKAVLDSMTSGGGTNYEDVFKATANFFQSAEAVANTGAKNLTYFITDGQPTYYQSGEQTNPTLYGNVKLDDVVKTSNYKLGDSFSTYIDSTHYLTISTAGAVVLQTYKNGSWNWSNVGTIHAQGDGTYELSSLAGSGSSTSQATTDNANSAFALLGNLSNVEAIGINSGVSLNDLKPYDTDHNPQTNIDPKDLANSIIGHTEATMPGNDTVSGGDGNDILFGDLVSFNGIAGEGYQAMQAFVAKETGVDVSKVTTSNVHQYITEHYQAFDVSGAHDGNDTLLGGAGNDILFGSGGNDLLDGGKGNDILLGGTGNDTLIGGQGNDILIGGSGADTFVWKAGDTGNDVIKDFNASEGDRIDLRDLLQGESGSTIDNFLKITTVDGVSSLQVSSAGKFNSADAAAATPDVTIKLEGNNWSTANIHNLIAGSDPTIKVDHNNS